From the genome of Eucalyptus grandis isolate ANBG69807.140 chromosome 2, ASM1654582v1, whole genome shotgun sequence, one region includes:
- the LOC104430701 gene encoding serine/threonine-protein kinase EDR1 isoform X1 produces the protein MDHHDPDPDQPNESASPAWSPPSCAPSSDQRPAAGQGAGEAPASHSSFLGQLLNEFPGDSLMSEAGLGVRPAVDGWSEVYAPSWEELASRKLHAEVGGYDQEHDQKHAASTSSFGGQRRWVGDAASKKDEVLAETQSGQYWEFNVIDYEEKVVDGFYDAYGISTDSRLQGKMPSLTDLETDPGISGFGAIIVDRRIDHALEELRQIAHHIGLDCPATEVTILVQRLAELVTGHMGGRVEDANIMYARWVKRTTELRTSLQTNVLTIGSINVGLSRHRALLFKVLADSINLPCRLVKGGHYTGMQNDAVNLIKLDDEREYLVDLMAAPGTLIPAGFCSGKDDKPYKGEITKLPSFQAPNELEVVQSRPQQPSAGEQSNQSSVMETDSYVARKSSSKTSESFPSSPFACHDPGVGSSRVSGERAQQLNVNVVPQSKNSSEDPTNIFADLNPFATKVSGKAPMEGNSPGVKISEMPRQKNNPVPGQPRVQLMPKNRHPLNEVVRKKEYGLKEGLFPRSYWETNAYDVSSSIGSSTIDKVNPDRVSGGRAQQSNANAVLQYKNSSKHPINPFVDPYPFLMAGFPNALSNRTENKINEMPRQKNNSIPGQPHVPSMLTNRLSLNKVARKKEYGFKEGLFPRSKWETNAYDVSASIGSSTTGVNLDSFMICNYLNHSAQESSGVKVSNKSNQLIKESSHWNPVSENSPMLECSTGQYNKLPCEEHLNAQVREDPLRTQENLQHGVADSLSGCGSHKISFPDPKKCTNDRFMDTKVMLKDSEGPSSSIDSNTNKVDDADAGDEIQWEHLDIGERIGLGSYGEVYHADWNGKEVAVKKFLDQDLSGAALNKFRREVQMIRRLRHPNVVLFMGAVARPPNLSIIMEFLPRGSLYKIIHHPQCRIDEKLRIKMALDVARGMNCLHTSVPTIVHRDLKSPNLLVDLNWNVKVCDFGLSRLKHNAFLSSKSTAGTAEWMAPEVLRNEPSNEKCDIFSFGVILWELATLKIPWTGMNSMQVVGAVGFQNRRLEIPKEVDPLVGKIIWECWQTEPNLRPSFEELTIALKSLQRLVIPS, from the exons ATGGATCACCACGACCCCGATCCGGACCAACCCAACGAGTCCGCCTCGCCCGCTTGGTCGCCGCCGTCGTGTGCTCCCTCCTCCGATCAGCGTCCCGCCGCCGGCCAGggcgccggcgaggctccggcgAGCCACTCGAGCTTCCTGGGCCAGCTGCTGAACGAATTTCCTGGGGATTCCCTGATGTCCGAGGCGGGGCTCGGCGTGCGCCCGGCGGTGGACGGTTGGTCTGAAGTTTACGCACCATCCTGGGAGGAGCTCGCGAGCAGGAAGCTCCACGCGGAGGTCGGCGGGTACGATCAGGAGCACGACCAGAAGCACGCCGCGAGTACGTCGAGCTTCGGCGGGCAGCGTCGGTGGGTGGGCGATGCGGCGAGCAAGAAGGATGAGGTCTTGGCGGAGACGCAGTCCGGACAGTACTGG GAATTTAACGTGATTGATTATGAGGAGAAAGTGGTGGATGGATTTTATGATGCTTATGGCATCTCCACTGACTCAAGACTTCAAGGGAAAATGCCTTCTCTAACCGATCTCGAGACTGACCCTGGGATTTCTGGCTTTGGAGCTATAATAGTTGATCGCAGAATTGATCATGCTCTGGAAGAGTTGAGACAAATCGCTCACCATATAGGATTGGACTGTCCTGCTACTGAGGTTACCATTTTGGTTCAAAGGCTTGCTGAACTGGTAACAGGACATATGGGCGGCCGAGTGGAGGATGCTAACATTATGTATGCTAGGTGGGTGAAGAGGACCACAGAGTTGAGGACATCCCTTCAGACAAATGTTTTGACAATTGGGTCCATAAATGTTGGCCTCTCAAGACATCGTGCTTTGCTTTTCAAG GTGTTAGCGGACAGTATTAATTTGCCTTGCCGACTGGTGAAAGGGGGCCATTACACTGGCATGCAGAATGATGCTGTAAACTTGATAAAGTTGGATGATGAAAG GGAGTATCTGGTTGATCTCATGGCTGCCCCTGGGACGCTTATACCAGCTGGCTTTTGCAGTGGGAAAGATGATAAGCCCTACAAGGGAGAAATTACTAAATTGCCATCTTTTCAAGCTCCTAATGAGTTGGAAGTTGTTCAGTCAAGGCCACAACAGCCTTCAGCTGGCGAACAAAGCAATCAAAGTTCAGTGATGGAAACTGATTCTTATGTAGCTAGAAAATCAAGCTCTAAAACGTCAGAATCCTTCCCCTCTTCCCCATTTGCTTGTCATGATCCTGGTGTTGGTTCTTCCAGAGTATCTGGTGAGAGAGCTCAACAGCTGAATGTCAATGTGGTTCCACAGAGCAAAAATAGTTCAGAAGATCCCACAAATATTTTTGCAGACCTCAATCCTTTCGCAACTAAAGTGTCTGGCAAAGCCCCAATGGAAGGTAATAGCCCAGGAGTCAAAATAAGTGAGATGCCTAGACAGAAAAATAACCCTGTTCCTGGTCAGCCTCGTGTCCAATTGATGCCAAAAAATCGACATCCTCTCAATGAAGTagtgagaaagaaagaatatgGTTTGAAGGAAGGTCTATTTCCAAGAAGTTATTGGGAAACTAATGCTTATGATGTATCATCATCCATTGGCAGCTCTACAATTGATAAAGTCAATCCAGACAGAGTATCTGGTGGGAGAGCTCAACAGTCGAATGCCAATGCTGTCCTACAGTACAAAAATAGTTCAAAGCACCCCATAAATCCTTTTGTAGATCCCTATCCTTTCTTAATGGCAGGCTTTCCAAATGCCCTAAGCAACCGCacagaaaacaaaatcaatgagaTGCCGAGACAGAAAAATAACTCCATTCCTGGTCAGCCTCATGTCCCATCGATGCTAACAAATCGGCTTTCTCTCAATAAAgtagcaagaaagaaagaatacgGTTTCAAGGAAGGTCTATTTCCAAGAAGTAAATGGGAAACTAATGCTTATGATGTGTCAGCATCCATTGGCAGCTCTACAACTGGTGTCAATCTGGACAGTTTTATGATATGTAATTATTTGAATCATTCAGCTCAAGAGAGCAGTGGCGTCAAAgtgtcaaacaaatcaaatcagTTGATCAAAGAGAGTAGTCACTGGAATCctgtcagtgagaatagtcCAATGTTGGAATGTAGCACAGGCCAGTATAATAAATTGCCTTGTGAAGAGCACTTGAATGCCCAAGTCAGGGAAGACCCTCTTAGGACTCAGGAGAATTTGCAACATGGCGTAGCAGACTCTTTGAGCGGATGCGGTAgtcataaaatttcttttcctgatCCGAAAAAGTGCACTAATGACAGATTCATGGACACAAAAGTCATGTTGAAGGATTCAGAAGGCCCCAGTTCCTCAATTGATAGTAATACAAATAAAGTTGATGATGCTGATGCTGGTGATGAGATTCAGTGGGAACATTTGGACATTGGTGAAAGGATTGGACTAG GCTCTTATGGAGAGGTCTATCATGCTGACTGGAATGGCAAG GAGGTGGCTGTGAAGAAATTTTTGGATCAGGATCTCTCAGGTGCTGCTTTGAATAAGTTCAGACGAGAA GTGCAGATGATCCGTAGACTGCGTCATCCAAATGTTGTTCTTTTCATGGGTGCTGTAGCCCGACCTCCAAATCTGTCTATCATTATGGAGTTTCTTCCAAG GGGAAGCTTGTACAAAATTATACATCATCCTCAGTGTCGTATTGATGAGAAACTTAGGATAAAAATGGCCCTTGATGTG GCTAGGGGAATGAATTGCTTGCACACAAGCGTCCCAACAATAGTTCATCGAGATTTGAAATCACCAAATCTTCTTGTTGACCTAAACTGGAATGTCAAA GTCTGTGATTTTGGGCTGTCACGCTTGAAGCATAATGCTTTCTTGTCATCCAAGTCAACTGCTGGAACG GCTGAGTGGATGGCACCAGAAGTTCTCCGCAATGAACCGTCGAATGAAAA ATGTGACATTTTTAGTTTTGGAGTCATTCTCTGGGAGCTTGCCACGTTGAAAATACCTTGGACTGGGATGAACTCAATGCAGGTTGTAGGTGCCGTAGGTTTTCAAAATCGCCGCCTCGAGATCCCCAAAGAAGTCGATCCCTTGGTTGGAAAGATCATCTGGGAATGCTGGCAGAC GGAGCCAAACTTGCGGCCCTCTTTTGAAGAGCTCACTATAGCTCTGAAGTCATTGCAGCGGCTTGTAATTCCTTCTTGA
- the LOC104430701 gene encoding serine/threonine-protein kinase EDR1 isoform X2, whose translation MDHHDPDPDQPNESASPAWSPPSCAPSSDQRPAAGQGAGEAPASHSSFLGQLLNEFPGDSLMSEAGLGVRPAVDGWSEVYAPSWEELASRKLHAEVGGYDQEHDQKHAASTSSFGGQRRWVGDAASKKDEVLAETQSGQYWEFNVIDYEEKVVDGFYDAYGISTDSRLQGKMPSLTDLETDPGISGFGAIIVDRRIDHALEELRQIAHHIGLDCPATEVTILVQRLAELVTGHMGGRVEDANIMYARWVKRTTELRTSLQTNVLTIGSINVGLSRHRALLFKVLADSINLPCRLVKGGHYTGMQNDAVNLIKLDDEREYLVDLMAAPGTLIPAGFCSGKDDKPYKGEITKLPSFQAPNELEVVQSRPQQPSAGEQSNQSSVMETDSYVARKSSSKTSESFPSSPFACHDPGVGSSRVSGERAQQLNVNVVPQSKNSSEDPTNIFADLNPFATKVSGKAPMEGNSPGVKISEMPRQKNNPVPGQPRVQLMPKNRHPLNEVVRKKEYGLKEGLFPRSYWETNAYDVSSSIGSSTIDKVNPDRVSGGRAQQSNANAVLQYKNSSKHPINPFVDPYPFLMAGFPNALSNRTENKINEMPRQKNNSIPGQPHVPSMLTNRLSLNKVARKKEYGFKEGLFPRSKWETNAYDVSASIGSSTTGVNLDSFMICNYLNHSAQESSGVKVSNKSNQLIKESSHWNPVSENSPMLECSTGQYNKLPCEEHLNAQVREDPLRTQENLQHGVADSLSGCGSHKISFPDPKKCTNDRFMDTKVMLKDSEGPSSSIDSNTNKVDDADAGDEIQWEHLDIGERIGLGSYGEVYHADWNGKEVAVKKFLDQDLSGAALNKFRREMIRRLRHPNVVLFMGAVARPPNLSIIMEFLPRGSLYKIIHHPQCRIDEKLRIKMALDVARGMNCLHTSVPTIVHRDLKSPNLLVDLNWNVKVCDFGLSRLKHNAFLSSKSTAGTAEWMAPEVLRNEPSNEKCDIFSFGVILWELATLKIPWTGMNSMQVVGAVGFQNRRLEIPKEVDPLVGKIIWECWQTEPNLRPSFEELTIALKSLQRLVIPS comes from the exons ATGGATCACCACGACCCCGATCCGGACCAACCCAACGAGTCCGCCTCGCCCGCTTGGTCGCCGCCGTCGTGTGCTCCCTCCTCCGATCAGCGTCCCGCCGCCGGCCAGggcgccggcgaggctccggcgAGCCACTCGAGCTTCCTGGGCCAGCTGCTGAACGAATTTCCTGGGGATTCCCTGATGTCCGAGGCGGGGCTCGGCGTGCGCCCGGCGGTGGACGGTTGGTCTGAAGTTTACGCACCATCCTGGGAGGAGCTCGCGAGCAGGAAGCTCCACGCGGAGGTCGGCGGGTACGATCAGGAGCACGACCAGAAGCACGCCGCGAGTACGTCGAGCTTCGGCGGGCAGCGTCGGTGGGTGGGCGATGCGGCGAGCAAGAAGGATGAGGTCTTGGCGGAGACGCAGTCCGGACAGTACTGG GAATTTAACGTGATTGATTATGAGGAGAAAGTGGTGGATGGATTTTATGATGCTTATGGCATCTCCACTGACTCAAGACTTCAAGGGAAAATGCCTTCTCTAACCGATCTCGAGACTGACCCTGGGATTTCTGGCTTTGGAGCTATAATAGTTGATCGCAGAATTGATCATGCTCTGGAAGAGTTGAGACAAATCGCTCACCATATAGGATTGGACTGTCCTGCTACTGAGGTTACCATTTTGGTTCAAAGGCTTGCTGAACTGGTAACAGGACATATGGGCGGCCGAGTGGAGGATGCTAACATTATGTATGCTAGGTGGGTGAAGAGGACCACAGAGTTGAGGACATCCCTTCAGACAAATGTTTTGACAATTGGGTCCATAAATGTTGGCCTCTCAAGACATCGTGCTTTGCTTTTCAAG GTGTTAGCGGACAGTATTAATTTGCCTTGCCGACTGGTGAAAGGGGGCCATTACACTGGCATGCAGAATGATGCTGTAAACTTGATAAAGTTGGATGATGAAAG GGAGTATCTGGTTGATCTCATGGCTGCCCCTGGGACGCTTATACCAGCTGGCTTTTGCAGTGGGAAAGATGATAAGCCCTACAAGGGAGAAATTACTAAATTGCCATCTTTTCAAGCTCCTAATGAGTTGGAAGTTGTTCAGTCAAGGCCACAACAGCCTTCAGCTGGCGAACAAAGCAATCAAAGTTCAGTGATGGAAACTGATTCTTATGTAGCTAGAAAATCAAGCTCTAAAACGTCAGAATCCTTCCCCTCTTCCCCATTTGCTTGTCATGATCCTGGTGTTGGTTCTTCCAGAGTATCTGGTGAGAGAGCTCAACAGCTGAATGTCAATGTGGTTCCACAGAGCAAAAATAGTTCAGAAGATCCCACAAATATTTTTGCAGACCTCAATCCTTTCGCAACTAAAGTGTCTGGCAAAGCCCCAATGGAAGGTAATAGCCCAGGAGTCAAAATAAGTGAGATGCCTAGACAGAAAAATAACCCTGTTCCTGGTCAGCCTCGTGTCCAATTGATGCCAAAAAATCGACATCCTCTCAATGAAGTagtgagaaagaaagaatatgGTTTGAAGGAAGGTCTATTTCCAAGAAGTTATTGGGAAACTAATGCTTATGATGTATCATCATCCATTGGCAGCTCTACAATTGATAAAGTCAATCCAGACAGAGTATCTGGTGGGAGAGCTCAACAGTCGAATGCCAATGCTGTCCTACAGTACAAAAATAGTTCAAAGCACCCCATAAATCCTTTTGTAGATCCCTATCCTTTCTTAATGGCAGGCTTTCCAAATGCCCTAAGCAACCGCacagaaaacaaaatcaatgagaTGCCGAGACAGAAAAATAACTCCATTCCTGGTCAGCCTCATGTCCCATCGATGCTAACAAATCGGCTTTCTCTCAATAAAgtagcaagaaagaaagaatacgGTTTCAAGGAAGGTCTATTTCCAAGAAGTAAATGGGAAACTAATGCTTATGATGTGTCAGCATCCATTGGCAGCTCTACAACTGGTGTCAATCTGGACAGTTTTATGATATGTAATTATTTGAATCATTCAGCTCAAGAGAGCAGTGGCGTCAAAgtgtcaaacaaatcaaatcagTTGATCAAAGAGAGTAGTCACTGGAATCctgtcagtgagaatagtcCAATGTTGGAATGTAGCACAGGCCAGTATAATAAATTGCCTTGTGAAGAGCACTTGAATGCCCAAGTCAGGGAAGACCCTCTTAGGACTCAGGAGAATTTGCAACATGGCGTAGCAGACTCTTTGAGCGGATGCGGTAgtcataaaatttcttttcctgatCCGAAAAAGTGCACTAATGACAGATTCATGGACACAAAAGTCATGTTGAAGGATTCAGAAGGCCCCAGTTCCTCAATTGATAGTAATACAAATAAAGTTGATGATGCTGATGCTGGTGATGAGATTCAGTGGGAACATTTGGACATTGGTGAAAGGATTGGACTAG GCTCTTATGGAGAGGTCTATCATGCTGACTGGAATGGCAAG GAGGTGGCTGTGAAGAAATTTTTGGATCAGGATCTCTCAGGTGCTGCTTTGAATAAGTTCAGACGAGAA ATGATCCGTAGACTGCGTCATCCAAATGTTGTTCTTTTCATGGGTGCTGTAGCCCGACCTCCAAATCTGTCTATCATTATGGAGTTTCTTCCAAG GGGAAGCTTGTACAAAATTATACATCATCCTCAGTGTCGTATTGATGAGAAACTTAGGATAAAAATGGCCCTTGATGTG GCTAGGGGAATGAATTGCTTGCACACAAGCGTCCCAACAATAGTTCATCGAGATTTGAAATCACCAAATCTTCTTGTTGACCTAAACTGGAATGTCAAA GTCTGTGATTTTGGGCTGTCACGCTTGAAGCATAATGCTTTCTTGTCATCCAAGTCAACTGCTGGAACG GCTGAGTGGATGGCACCAGAAGTTCTCCGCAATGAACCGTCGAATGAAAA ATGTGACATTTTTAGTTTTGGAGTCATTCTCTGGGAGCTTGCCACGTTGAAAATACCTTGGACTGGGATGAACTCAATGCAGGTTGTAGGTGCCGTAGGTTTTCAAAATCGCCGCCTCGAGATCCCCAAAGAAGTCGATCCCTTGGTTGGAAAGATCATCTGGGAATGCTGGCAGAC GGAGCCAAACTTGCGGCCCTCTTTTGAAGAGCTCACTATAGCTCTGAAGTCATTGCAGCGGCTTGTAATTCCTTCTTGA